A portion of the Manihot esculenta cultivar AM560-2 chromosome 2, M.esculenta_v8, whole genome shotgun sequence genome contains these proteins:
- the LOC110609120 gene encoding DNA mismatch repair protein MLH3 isoform X3: protein MMVGTGCGISRDGLVLLGERHVTSKLHHLADMHAANWSFGFRGEALASISDVSLLEIVSKARGRPNGYRKVLKGSKGLYLGVNDDRKDVGTTVVVRDLFYNQPVRRKYLQSSTKKVLDSVKKCVLRISLVHSTVSFKVVDIESEDELLCTRPSSALSLLMSHFGINDSSFLLELNFSESVLKLSGYISGPCDSLTVKAFQYVYINSRFVCKGPIHKLVNHLASRFECLDPWKANSMPQKGKRYKSQACPAYILNLGCPLALYDLAFEPSKTYVEFKDWTPVLNFIGKSIQQLWRENVNYGESLAHVTDICRKDEIWKEDFSGNPRFPIKKCEIQKDKPSHPHSPSHYLMQNKEVVSIYSGESAKIPCKKFCMNISEFKEWESDLCHCHSACSLQSWNDSLSKHIYTVAQKSDNHLLTSNGNNCLPDDFFMENRFTANERFNNHEEGNILGVECDESPKITSAEMNESYRSEFSLDYHKFGNDLEVSKSNEKPFLQSCSLQTNLMLHSSLFSSKEDLEFPIDGFRTKKRRVCTDENVDINVDASNDILDTYPGTLLQHEASCSQKFSSHCIGIDMPVDFDSRSKASANSFSLHGKLFAEEKARAVEPFLDENAYEWREGLGKFANNWHDGDSQAREGNHSYKMESKSYSKEDFISSCTSMLDLKDYADTTRDFSKFLQGHNVTEESSSAEHSDRTTSEINWLRLDLPFRSCKSDNKYESRENQLGRKDWKQFNFPKQPYRRSRSAPPFYRQKTRFISLRHHSMMKEGNVQLFHDDLTSPENDDLKRPHFHPNYAEDLMFCSWPNVSSGQGTMLDMKDIKQGANLRHSQYLQSHASPVEEEIQYSADYASKWRNGCHQIANNNVLHNIDNQHDILDISSGFLHLAGNSLVPESLHRNCLEDAKVLQQVDKKFIPIVAGGMLAVIDQHAADERIRLEELRQKVISREAKTVTYLDAEKELILPEMGYQLLHSYAEQIRDWGWIFNTEAQGSSSFKMNLNILHQEPNGVTLLAVPCILGVNLSDSDLLEFLQQLADTDGSSTMPPAVRRILNFKACRGAIMFGDSLLPSECALIVEELKQTSLCFQCAHGRPTTAPLVNLEELHKQISKLGASDDGSNKLWHGLCRQELSFRRAAERLRTARG from the exons ATGATGGTCGGTACTG GATGTGGCATCTCtcgggatggattggttttgtTGGGAGAAAGACATG TGACATCAAAGCTTCATCATCTGGCTGATATGCATGCTGCTAATTGGAGTTTTGGCTTCCGGGGAGAAGCATTGGCTTCTATTTCTGATGTCTCTTTGTTAGAAATTGTATCAAAAGCTCGTGGGAGGCCAAATGGATATCGTAAAGTTCTGAAG GGATCAAAAGGTTTATATCTTGGAGTCAATGATGATCGGAAAGATGTTGGCACAACTG TTGTTGTACGTGATTTATTTTACAACCAACCTGTTCGGAGAAAATATTTGCAGTCAAG CACCAAGAAGGTTTTGGACTCAGTTAAAAAATGTGTTCTTCGGATTTCACTTGTGCATTCAACAGTTTCCTTCAAAGTTGTTGATATTGAAAG TGAGGATGAGCTTCTATGCACACGTCCTTCTTCTGCATTGTCACTACTGATGAGTCACTTTGGCATCAACGATTCCAGCTTTCTTCTTGAATTGAACTTTAGTGAGAGTGTATTAAAGCTTTCTGGCTATATATCTGGTCCTTGTGATAGTTTAACTGTCAAG gcTTTCCAATATGTTT ATATCAACTCAAGGTTTGTCTGCAAAGGTCCAATACACAAACTGGTAAATCACTTAGCCTCTAGGTTTGAATGTCTGGATCCTTGGAAAGCTAATAGCATGCCTCAAAAAGGAAAGAGATATAAGTCCCAAGCATGTCCAGCCTATATTCTAAATCTAGGTTGCCCTTTGGCTCTCTATGATTTAGCCTTTGAGCCTTCGAAGACATATGTTGAATTCAAG GATTGGACTCCTGTACTTAATTTTATTGGGAAATCCATTCAACAACTTTGGAGGGAAAATGTGAACTACG GGGAATCCTTGGCTCATGTAACTGATATATGCAGGAAAGATGAAATCTGGAAGGAAG ATTTTTCAGGGAATCCTAGATTTCCAATAAAAAAGTGTGAGATTCAAAAAGATAAGCCCTCTCACCCCCATTCTCCTTCCCATTACTTGATGCAAAACAAAGAGGTTGTCTCTATTTATAGTGGAGAAAGTGCCAAAATTCCATGTAAAAAGTTTTGCATGAACATTTCAGAATTCAAAGAATGGGAAAGTGATTTGTGCCATTGTCATAGTGCCTGCTCTTTGCAATCATGGAATGACTCGCTTTCTAAGCATATATACACAGTGGCCCAAAAGAGTGACAATCATCTCTTGACATCTAATGGCAATAATTGTTTGCCAGATGATTTTTTCATGGAGAATAGATTTACTGCTAACGAAAGATTCAACAATCATGAAGAGGGCAATATCTTGGGCGTAGAGTGTGATGAGTCCCCAAAAATCACATCTGCTGAAATGAATGAATCTTATAGGAGTGAATTTTCTTTGGATTATCACAAATTTGGAAATGACTTAGAGGTTAGCAAGAGCAATGAAAAACCTTTCTTGCAGAGTTGCTCCTTGCAAACAAACCTGATGCTTCATAGTTCTTTGTTTTCAAGTAaagaagatcttgaatttccaATTGATGGCTTCAGGACCAAGAAAAGAAGGGTTTGCACTGATGAAAATGTTGACATCAATGTTGATGCTAGTAATGACATATTAGATACATATCCTGGGACTTTGCTGCAGCATGAGGCATCATGCTCTCAGAAGTTCTCTTCACATTGCATAGGAATTGACATGCCTGTAGATTTTGATAGTCGGTCAAAAGCCTCTGCAAATTCATTTTCATTGCATGGAAAGCTTTTTGCTGAAGAGAAAG CTAGGGCTGTTGAACCATTCCTAGATGAGAATGCTTATGAATGGAGAGAAGGATTGGGTAAATTCGCAAATAATTGGCATGATGGAGATAGTCAAGCAAGGGAGGGAAACCATAGTTACAAAATGGAATCAAAGAGCTATAGCAAGGAAGACTTCATCTCAAGCTGTACAAGTATGTTAGATTTGAAGGACTATGCTGATACCACCAGAGATTTCAGCAAATTTCTCCAAGGTCACAACGTAACTGAGGAATCATCATCTGCAGAACATTCTGATAGAACAACTAGTGAGATTAACTGGTTACGTTTAGATTTGCCTTTTAGAAGTTGCAAAAGTGATAACAAGTACGAAAGTCGAGAAAATCAACTTGGACGTAAAGATTGgaaacaatttaattttcctAAACAACCATACAGAAGAAGTCGATCAGCGCCCCCATTTTACAGACAGAAGACAAGGTTTATTTCCCTAAGGCATCATTCTATGATGAAGGAGGGAAATGTGCAGTTGTTCCATGATGACCTTACTTCTCCAG AAAATGATGACCTGAAGCGTCCACATTTTCACCCAAATTATGCAGAGGATTTAATGTTCTGCTCTTG GCCCAATGTGAGCAGTGGGCAAGGCACTATGCTTGACATGAAAGATATTAAACAAGGTGCAAATCTCAGACACTCACAATATCTCCAGTCTCATGCTTCTCCAGTTGAAG AGGAAATTCAGTACTCAGCTGACTATGCGTCTAAATGGCGGAATGGCTGTCACCAAATTGCA AACAACAATGTGTTGCACAATATTGACAATCAGCATGATATCCTTGACATCTCTTCAGGATTTTTGCATCTTGCTGGCAATTCATTAGTGCCAGAATCTTTGCATAGGAATTGCCTTGAGGATGCCAAAGTTCTTCAGCAGGTGGACAAGAAATTCATCCCAATTGTGGCTGGAGGGATGCTTGCTGTTATAGACCAA CATGCTGCAGATGAGAGGATTAGACTGGAGGAACTTCGTCAAAAG GTAATATCTAGAGAGGCTAAGACAGTTACCTATTTGGATGCTGAAAAAGAGCTG ATCCTTCCAGAGATGGGGTATCAGCTGCTTCATAGTTATGCTGAACAAATAAGAGATTGGGGTTGGATCTTCAATACTGAAGCTCAAGGTTCTAGTAGCTTTAAGAT gaatttaaatattcttcaCCAGGAGCCAAATGGGGTCACTCTTCTTGCG GTGCCCTGCATTTTAGGGGTCAATTTATCTGACAGTGACCTATTAGAATTTCTTCAGCAG CTTGCTGATACAGATGGCTCTTCTACAATGCCTCCAGCTGTCCGTCGTATCCTAAATTTTAAAGCATGCAGAG GTGCAATCATGTTTGGAGATTCTTTGTTACCATCAGAGTGTGCGCTCATTGTTGAAGAGCTAAAGCAGACTTCACTTTGTTTTCAA TGTGCTCATGGGCGACCAACCACTGCCCCCCTTGTCAACTTGGAGGAACTTCATAAACAGATATCTAAACTGGGAGCATCAGATGATGGCTCAAATAAGTTGTGGCATGGTCTGTGTCGGCAGGAGCTCAGTTTCAGACGTGCTGCAGAGCGTTTGAGGACAGCTAGAGGTTAG
- the LOC110609120 gene encoding DNA mismatch repair protein MLH3 isoform X5: MHAANWSFGFRGEALASISDVSLLEIVSKARGRPNGYRKVLKGSKGLYLGVNDDRKDVGTTVVVRDLFYNQPVRRKYLQSSTKKVLDSVKKCVLRISLVHSTVSFKVVDIESEDELLCTRPSSALSLLMSHFGINDSSFLLELNFSESVLKLSGYISGPCDSLTVKAFQYVYINSRFVCKGPIHKLVNHLASRFECLDPWKANSMPQKGKRYKSQACPAYILNLGCPLALYDLAFEPSKTYVEFKDWTPVLNFIGKSIQQLWRENVNYGESLAHVTDICRKDEIWKEDFSGNPRFPIKKCEIQKDKPSHPHSPSHYLMQNKEVVSIYSGESAKIPCKKFCMNISEFKEWESDLCHCHSACSLQSWNDSLSKHIYTVAQKSDNHLLTSNGNNCLPDDFFMENRFTANERFNNHEEGNILGVECDESPKITSAEMNESYRSEFSLDYHKFGNDLEVSKSNEKPFLQSCSLQTNLMLHSSLFSSKEDLEFPIDGFRTKKRRVCTDENVDINVDASNDILDTYPGTLLQHEASCSQKFSSHCIGIDMPVDFDSRSKASANSFSLHGKLFAEEKARAVEPFLDENAYEWREGLGKFANNWHDGDSQAREGNHSYKMESKSYSKEDFISSCTSMLDLKDYADTTRDFSKFLQGHNVTEESSSAEHSDRTTSEINWLRLDLPFRSCKSDNKYESRENQLGRKDWKQFNFPKQPYRRSRSAPPFYRQKTRFISLRHHSMMKEGNVQLFHDDLTSPENDDLKRPHFHPNYAEDLMFCSWPNVSSGQGTMLDMKDIKQGANLRHSQYLQSHASPVEEEIQYSADYASKWRNGCHQIANNNVLHNIDNQHDILDISSGFLHLAGNSLVPESLHRNCLEDAKVLQQVDKKFIPIVAGGMLAVIDQHAADERIRLEELRQKVISREAKTVTYLDAEKELILPEMGYQLLHSYAEQIRDWGWIFNTEAQGSSSFKMNLNILHQEPNGVTLLAVPCILGVNLSDSDLLEFLQQLADTDGSSTMPPAVRRILNFKACRGAIMFGDSLLPSECALIVEELKQTSLCFQCAHGRPTTAPLVNLEELHKQISKLGASDDGSNKLWHGLCRQELSFRRAAERLRTARG, from the exons ATGCATGCTGCTAATTGGAGTTTTGGCTTCCGGGGAGAAGCATTGGCTTCTATTTCTGATGTCTCTTTGTTAGAAATTGTATCAAAAGCTCGTGGGAGGCCAAATGGATATCGTAAAGTTCTGAAG GGATCAAAAGGTTTATATCTTGGAGTCAATGATGATCGGAAAGATGTTGGCACAACTG TTGTTGTACGTGATTTATTTTACAACCAACCTGTTCGGAGAAAATATTTGCAGTCAAG CACCAAGAAGGTTTTGGACTCAGTTAAAAAATGTGTTCTTCGGATTTCACTTGTGCATTCAACAGTTTCCTTCAAAGTTGTTGATATTGAAAG TGAGGATGAGCTTCTATGCACACGTCCTTCTTCTGCATTGTCACTACTGATGAGTCACTTTGGCATCAACGATTCCAGCTTTCTTCTTGAATTGAACTTTAGTGAGAGTGTATTAAAGCTTTCTGGCTATATATCTGGTCCTTGTGATAGTTTAACTGTCAAG gcTTTCCAATATGTTT ATATCAACTCAAGGTTTGTCTGCAAAGGTCCAATACACAAACTGGTAAATCACTTAGCCTCTAGGTTTGAATGTCTGGATCCTTGGAAAGCTAATAGCATGCCTCAAAAAGGAAAGAGATATAAGTCCCAAGCATGTCCAGCCTATATTCTAAATCTAGGTTGCCCTTTGGCTCTCTATGATTTAGCCTTTGAGCCTTCGAAGACATATGTTGAATTCAAG GATTGGACTCCTGTACTTAATTTTATTGGGAAATCCATTCAACAACTTTGGAGGGAAAATGTGAACTACG GGGAATCCTTGGCTCATGTAACTGATATATGCAGGAAAGATGAAATCTGGAAGGAAG ATTTTTCAGGGAATCCTAGATTTCCAATAAAAAAGTGTGAGATTCAAAAAGATAAGCCCTCTCACCCCCATTCTCCTTCCCATTACTTGATGCAAAACAAAGAGGTTGTCTCTATTTATAGTGGAGAAAGTGCCAAAATTCCATGTAAAAAGTTTTGCATGAACATTTCAGAATTCAAAGAATGGGAAAGTGATTTGTGCCATTGTCATAGTGCCTGCTCTTTGCAATCATGGAATGACTCGCTTTCTAAGCATATATACACAGTGGCCCAAAAGAGTGACAATCATCTCTTGACATCTAATGGCAATAATTGTTTGCCAGATGATTTTTTCATGGAGAATAGATTTACTGCTAACGAAAGATTCAACAATCATGAAGAGGGCAATATCTTGGGCGTAGAGTGTGATGAGTCCCCAAAAATCACATCTGCTGAAATGAATGAATCTTATAGGAGTGAATTTTCTTTGGATTATCACAAATTTGGAAATGACTTAGAGGTTAGCAAGAGCAATGAAAAACCTTTCTTGCAGAGTTGCTCCTTGCAAACAAACCTGATGCTTCATAGTTCTTTGTTTTCAAGTAaagaagatcttgaatttccaATTGATGGCTTCAGGACCAAGAAAAGAAGGGTTTGCACTGATGAAAATGTTGACATCAATGTTGATGCTAGTAATGACATATTAGATACATATCCTGGGACTTTGCTGCAGCATGAGGCATCATGCTCTCAGAAGTTCTCTTCACATTGCATAGGAATTGACATGCCTGTAGATTTTGATAGTCGGTCAAAAGCCTCTGCAAATTCATTTTCATTGCATGGAAAGCTTTTTGCTGAAGAGAAAG CTAGGGCTGTTGAACCATTCCTAGATGAGAATGCTTATGAATGGAGAGAAGGATTGGGTAAATTCGCAAATAATTGGCATGATGGAGATAGTCAAGCAAGGGAGGGAAACCATAGTTACAAAATGGAATCAAAGAGCTATAGCAAGGAAGACTTCATCTCAAGCTGTACAAGTATGTTAGATTTGAAGGACTATGCTGATACCACCAGAGATTTCAGCAAATTTCTCCAAGGTCACAACGTAACTGAGGAATCATCATCTGCAGAACATTCTGATAGAACAACTAGTGAGATTAACTGGTTACGTTTAGATTTGCCTTTTAGAAGTTGCAAAAGTGATAACAAGTACGAAAGTCGAGAAAATCAACTTGGACGTAAAGATTGgaaacaatttaattttcctAAACAACCATACAGAAGAAGTCGATCAGCGCCCCCATTTTACAGACAGAAGACAAGGTTTATTTCCCTAAGGCATCATTCTATGATGAAGGAGGGAAATGTGCAGTTGTTCCATGATGACCTTACTTCTCCAG AAAATGATGACCTGAAGCGTCCACATTTTCACCCAAATTATGCAGAGGATTTAATGTTCTGCTCTTG GCCCAATGTGAGCAGTGGGCAAGGCACTATGCTTGACATGAAAGATATTAAACAAGGTGCAAATCTCAGACACTCACAATATCTCCAGTCTCATGCTTCTCCAGTTGAAG AGGAAATTCAGTACTCAGCTGACTATGCGTCTAAATGGCGGAATGGCTGTCACCAAATTGCA AACAACAATGTGTTGCACAATATTGACAATCAGCATGATATCCTTGACATCTCTTCAGGATTTTTGCATCTTGCTGGCAATTCATTAGTGCCAGAATCTTTGCATAGGAATTGCCTTGAGGATGCCAAAGTTCTTCAGCAGGTGGACAAGAAATTCATCCCAATTGTGGCTGGAGGGATGCTTGCTGTTATAGACCAA CATGCTGCAGATGAGAGGATTAGACTGGAGGAACTTCGTCAAAAG GTAATATCTAGAGAGGCTAAGACAGTTACCTATTTGGATGCTGAAAAAGAGCTG ATCCTTCCAGAGATGGGGTATCAGCTGCTTCATAGTTATGCTGAACAAATAAGAGATTGGGGTTGGATCTTCAATACTGAAGCTCAAGGTTCTAGTAGCTTTAAGAT gaatttaaatattcttcaCCAGGAGCCAAATGGGGTCACTCTTCTTGCG GTGCCCTGCATTTTAGGGGTCAATTTATCTGACAGTGACCTATTAGAATTTCTTCAGCAG CTTGCTGATACAGATGGCTCTTCTACAATGCCTCCAGCTGTCCGTCGTATCCTAAATTTTAAAGCATGCAGAG GTGCAATCATGTTTGGAGATTCTTTGTTACCATCAGAGTGTGCGCTCATTGTTGAAGAGCTAAAGCAGACTTCACTTTGTTTTCAA TGTGCTCATGGGCGACCAACCACTGCCCCCCTTGTCAACTTGGAGGAACTTCATAAACAGATATCTAAACTGGGAGCATCAGATGATGGCTCAAATAAGTTGTGGCATGGTCTGTGTCGGCAGGAGCTCAGTTTCAGACGTGCTGCAGAGCGTTTGAGGACAGCTAGAGGTTAG
- the LOC110609120 gene encoding DNA mismatch repair protein MLH3 isoform X9: protein MEAPRRFWTQLKNVFFGFHLCIQQFPSKLLILKDINSRFVCKGPIHKLVNHLASRFECLDPWKANSMPQKGKRYKSQACPAYILNLGCPLALYDLAFEPSKTYVEFKDWTPVLNFIGKSIQQLWRENVNYGESLAHVTDICRKDEIWKEDFSGNPRFPIKKCEIQKDKPSHPHSPSHYLMQNKEVVSIYSGESAKIPCKKFCMNISEFKEWESDLCHCHSACSLQSWNDSLSKHIYTVAQKSDNHLLTSNGNNCLPDDFFMENRFTANERFNNHEEGNILGVECDESPKITSAEMNESYRSEFSLDYHKFGNDLEVSKSNEKPFLQSCSLQTNLMLHSSLFSSKEDLEFPIDGFRTKKRRVCTDENVDINVDASNDILDTYPGTLLQHEASCSQKFSSHCIGIDMPVDFDSRSKASANSFSLHGKLFAEEKARAVEPFLDENAYEWREGLGKFANNWHDGDSQAREGNHSYKMESKSYSKEDFISSCTSMLDLKDYADTTRDFSKFLQGHNVTEESSSAEHSDRTTSEINWLRLDLPFRSCKSDNKYESRENQLGRKDWKQFNFPKQPYRRSRSAPPFYRQKTRFISLRHHSMMKEGNVQLFHDDLTSPENDDLKRPHFHPNYAEDLMFCSWPNVSSGQGTMLDMKDIKQGANLRHSQYLQSHASPVEEEIQYSADYASKWRNGCHQIANNNVLHNIDNQHDILDISSGFLHLAGNSLVPESLHRNCLEDAKVLQQVDKKFIPIVAGGMLAVIDQHAADERIRLEELRQKVISREAKTVTYLDAEKELILPEMGYQLLHSYAEQIRDWGWIFNTEAQGSSSFKMNLNILHQEPNGVTLLAVPCILGVNLSDSDLLEFLQQLADTDGSSTMPPAVRRILNFKACRGAIMFGDSLLPSECALIVEELKQTSLCFQCAHGRPTTAPLVNLEELHKQISKLGASDDGSNKLWHGLCRQELSFRRAAERLRTARG from the exons ATGGAAGCACCAAGAAGGTTTTGGACTCAGTTAAAAAATGTGTTCTTCGGATTTCACTTGTGCATTCAACAGTTTCCTTCAAAGTTGTTGATATTGAAAG ATATCAACTCAAGGTTTGTCTGCAAAGGTCCAATACACAAACTGGTAAATCACTTAGCCTCTAGGTTTGAATGTCTGGATCCTTGGAAAGCTAATAGCATGCCTCAAAAAGGAAAGAGATATAAGTCCCAAGCATGTCCAGCCTATATTCTAAATCTAGGTTGCCCTTTGGCTCTCTATGATTTAGCCTTTGAGCCTTCGAAGACATATGTTGAATTCAAG GATTGGACTCCTGTACTTAATTTTATTGGGAAATCCATTCAACAACTTTGGAGGGAAAATGTGAACTACG GGGAATCCTTGGCTCATGTAACTGATATATGCAGGAAAGATGAAATCTGGAAGGAAG ATTTTTCAGGGAATCCTAGATTTCCAATAAAAAAGTGTGAGATTCAAAAAGATAAGCCCTCTCACCCCCATTCTCCTTCCCATTACTTGATGCAAAACAAAGAGGTTGTCTCTATTTATAGTGGAGAAAGTGCCAAAATTCCATGTAAAAAGTTTTGCATGAACATTTCAGAATTCAAAGAATGGGAAAGTGATTTGTGCCATTGTCATAGTGCCTGCTCTTTGCAATCATGGAATGACTCGCTTTCTAAGCATATATACACAGTGGCCCAAAAGAGTGACAATCATCTCTTGACATCTAATGGCAATAATTGTTTGCCAGATGATTTTTTCATGGAGAATAGATTTACTGCTAACGAAAGATTCAACAATCATGAAGAGGGCAATATCTTGGGCGTAGAGTGTGATGAGTCCCCAAAAATCACATCTGCTGAAATGAATGAATCTTATAGGAGTGAATTTTCTTTGGATTATCACAAATTTGGAAATGACTTAGAGGTTAGCAAGAGCAATGAAAAACCTTTCTTGCAGAGTTGCTCCTTGCAAACAAACCTGATGCTTCATAGTTCTTTGTTTTCAAGTAaagaagatcttgaatttccaATTGATGGCTTCAGGACCAAGAAAAGAAGGGTTTGCACTGATGAAAATGTTGACATCAATGTTGATGCTAGTAATGACATATTAGATACATATCCTGGGACTTTGCTGCAGCATGAGGCATCATGCTCTCAGAAGTTCTCTTCACATTGCATAGGAATTGACATGCCTGTAGATTTTGATAGTCGGTCAAAAGCCTCTGCAAATTCATTTTCATTGCATGGAAAGCTTTTTGCTGAAGAGAAAG CTAGGGCTGTTGAACCATTCCTAGATGAGAATGCTTATGAATGGAGAGAAGGATTGGGTAAATTCGCAAATAATTGGCATGATGGAGATAGTCAAGCAAGGGAGGGAAACCATAGTTACAAAATGGAATCAAAGAGCTATAGCAAGGAAGACTTCATCTCAAGCTGTACAAGTATGTTAGATTTGAAGGACTATGCTGATACCACCAGAGATTTCAGCAAATTTCTCCAAGGTCACAACGTAACTGAGGAATCATCATCTGCAGAACATTCTGATAGAACAACTAGTGAGATTAACTGGTTACGTTTAGATTTGCCTTTTAGAAGTTGCAAAAGTGATAACAAGTACGAAAGTCGAGAAAATCAACTTGGACGTAAAGATTGgaaacaatttaattttcctAAACAACCATACAGAAGAAGTCGATCAGCGCCCCCATTTTACAGACAGAAGACAAGGTTTATTTCCCTAAGGCATCATTCTATGATGAAGGAGGGAAATGTGCAGTTGTTCCATGATGACCTTACTTCTCCAG AAAATGATGACCTGAAGCGTCCACATTTTCACCCAAATTATGCAGAGGATTTAATGTTCTGCTCTTG GCCCAATGTGAGCAGTGGGCAAGGCACTATGCTTGACATGAAAGATATTAAACAAGGTGCAAATCTCAGACACTCACAATATCTCCAGTCTCATGCTTCTCCAGTTGAAG AGGAAATTCAGTACTCAGCTGACTATGCGTCTAAATGGCGGAATGGCTGTCACCAAATTGCA AACAACAATGTGTTGCACAATATTGACAATCAGCATGATATCCTTGACATCTCTTCAGGATTTTTGCATCTTGCTGGCAATTCATTAGTGCCAGAATCTTTGCATAGGAATTGCCTTGAGGATGCCAAAGTTCTTCAGCAGGTGGACAAGAAATTCATCCCAATTGTGGCTGGAGGGATGCTTGCTGTTATAGACCAA CATGCTGCAGATGAGAGGATTAGACTGGAGGAACTTCGTCAAAAG GTAATATCTAGAGAGGCTAAGACAGTTACCTATTTGGATGCTGAAAAAGAGCTG ATCCTTCCAGAGATGGGGTATCAGCTGCTTCATAGTTATGCTGAACAAATAAGAGATTGGGGTTGGATCTTCAATACTGAAGCTCAAGGTTCTAGTAGCTTTAAGAT gaatttaaatattcttcaCCAGGAGCCAAATGGGGTCACTCTTCTTGCG GTGCCCTGCATTTTAGGGGTCAATTTATCTGACAGTGACCTATTAGAATTTCTTCAGCAG CTTGCTGATACAGATGGCTCTTCTACAATGCCTCCAGCTGTCCGTCGTATCCTAAATTTTAAAGCATGCAGAG GTGCAATCATGTTTGGAGATTCTTTGTTACCATCAGAGTGTGCGCTCATTGTTGAAGAGCTAAAGCAGACTTCACTTTGTTTTCAA TGTGCTCATGGGCGACCAACCACTGCCCCCCTTGTCAACTTGGAGGAACTTCATAAACAGATATCTAAACTGGGAGCATCAGATGATGGCTCAAATAAGTTGTGGCATGGTCTGTGTCGGCAGGAGCTCAGTTTCAGACGTGCTGCAGAGCGTTTGAGGACAGCTAGAGGTTAG